From the genome of Acidimicrobiia bacterium, one region includes:
- a CDS encoding ATP-binding protein has protein sequence MTLPAAFQSLRARLVALACVGAALIVVTTSGLLAFNLDHALNRAVNDGLRARLEDIEGVLDQGSLQLSQEEAFAQIIASNGEVLSSSANIDANRRLLTPDELARANQHGVRIDRAIPGIASTGRLVAMPDTFQGRHVVVVVGASLETERLARRRVEVSLLVGAPLLVLALGVVVWIVTGAALRPVERMAQEAEAISMSEPGRRLPEPVGDHELANLGRTLNAMLERIEAAFARERAFVDDASHELRTPLAILRGELELTAGDAGDAEAVRLAMASSLEEVDRLGHMAEDLLTLSRANAGALAPRLVQTDLFDAAQSAIGRIPTPPPEVSIEVRGERVLALADPRLLERMLVNVLTNATRFARTRIVVDVEPAAGNGAATVTVADDGPGFADELLPRAFDRFARASGPRGRDTGGTGLGLAIVSALASAQGASVTVGNGPPLSGGIARITLRTEASR, from the coding sequence GTGACGCTGCCGGCTGCGTTCCAATCGCTGCGGGCCCGCCTCGTGGCCCTCGCGTGCGTCGGTGCCGCGCTCATCGTCGTCACGACGAGCGGCCTGCTCGCCTTCAACCTCGACCACGCGCTCAACCGCGCCGTGAACGACGGCCTGCGCGCGCGGCTCGAGGACATCGAGGGCGTGCTCGACCAGGGCAGCCTCCAGCTCAGCCAGGAGGAAGCGTTCGCGCAGATCATCGCGTCGAACGGTGAGGTGCTCTCGTCGTCGGCGAACATCGACGCCAACCGACGGCTGCTCACGCCCGACGAGCTCGCGCGCGCCAACCAGCACGGCGTGCGCATCGACCGCGCCATCCCCGGCATCGCGTCGACGGGTCGTCTCGTCGCGATGCCGGACACCTTCCAGGGCCGGCACGTCGTCGTGGTCGTCGGCGCGTCGCTCGAGACCGAACGGCTGGCGCGCCGGCGCGTCGAGGTGTCGTTGCTGGTCGGCGCGCCGCTGCTCGTGCTCGCACTCGGTGTCGTGGTGTGGATCGTCACCGGTGCCGCGCTGCGTCCGGTCGAGCGCATGGCGCAGGAAGCCGAGGCGATCTCGATGTCGGAGCCGGGCCGGCGGTTACCCGAACCGGTCGGCGATCACGAGCTCGCCAACCTCGGCCGGACGCTCAACGCGATGCTCGAACGCATCGAAGCGGCGTTCGCGCGCGAGCGCGCGTTCGTCGACGACGCGAGTCACGAGCTGCGTACACCGCTCGCGATCCTGCGCGGCGAGCTCGAGCTGACCGCGGGCGACGCCGGCGATGCCGAAGCGGTACGGCTCGCGATGGCGAGCTCGCTCGAAGAGGTCGACCGGCTCGGGCACATGGCCGAGGACCTGCTCACGCTCTCGCGCGCGAACGCCGGCGCGCTCGCGCCGCGCCTCGTGCAGACCGACCTCTTCGACGCGGCGCAGAGCGCGATCGGCCGCATCCCCACCCCGCCGCCCGAGGTGTCGATCGAGGTGCGCGGCGAACGCGTGCTCGCGCTCGCGGATCCGCGCCTGCTCGAACGCATGCTCGTGAACGTGTTGACGAACGCGACCCGCTTCGCGCGCACGCGGATCGTCGTCGACGTCGAGCCCGCCGCGGGCAACGGTGCTGCGACCGTCACCGTCGCCGACGACGGACCCGGCTTTGCCGACGAGCTGCTGCCGCGCGCGTTCGACCGGTTCGCGCGCGCGTCGGGACCGCGCGGTCGCGACACCGGCGGCACCGGTCTCGGGCTCGCGATCGTGTCCGCCCTCGCGAGCGCGCAGGGCGCGTCCGTCACCGTCGGCAACGGGCCGCCGTTGTCGGGGGGGATCGCGCGCATCACCCTGAGGACGGAAGCTTCACGGTGA
- a CDS encoding cystathionine beta-synthase yields MEVADSILDLVGNTPLVRLRRVGSDLSCQLLAKVETVNPGGSVKDRPAIAMIDAAEEAGLLKPGGTIVEPTSGNTGAGLAIVAAQRGYRCIFVMSDKMSNEKVALLRSYGADVVVCPTAVPPEDPRSYYSTAERLVRETPGAFRPDQYSNPANPRAHELSTGPELWRQTAGRITHFVAGIGTGGTITGVGRYLKRQNPDVQIIGADPQGSVFSGGSGRPYLVEGVGEDFWPTTFDPKIVDRVVEVSDAESFLMARRVTREEGLLIGGSCGTAVHAALEVGAELGPDAVVVVLLPDSGRNYLSKIFDDDWMLENGFLEAERPTTRDLLEARSDTLPPLVRVHPNATAREAIKLLRKIDVSQLVVATQEPPLQAKEVEGSIRELELMHEISRDPDVLDRPVSEVQSPPLPTIGVGEPLARVVELLDQGPAVVVLDGGRPCAVLTRSDVLAFLSERTQS; encoded by the coding sequence ATGGAGGTCGCGGACTCGATCCTCGATCTCGTCGGCAACACACCGCTCGTCCGCCTGCGCCGGGTCGGCAGCGACCTCTCGTGCCAGCTGCTCGCCAAGGTCGAGACGGTGAACCCGGGTGGGAGCGTGAAGGACCGGCCCGCGATCGCGATGATCGACGCGGCCGAGGAAGCCGGGCTGTTGAAGCCGGGCGGCACGATCGTGGAGCCGACGTCGGGCAACACCGGGGCGGGCCTGGCGATCGTCGCCGCGCAGCGCGGGTACCGCTGCATCTTCGTGATGAGCGACAAGATGAGCAACGAGAAGGTCGCGCTGCTGCGGTCGTACGGGGCCGACGTCGTCGTGTGCCCCACGGCGGTGCCGCCCGAGGACCCGCGCTCGTATTACTCGACGGCCGAGCGGCTCGTTCGCGAGACGCCGGGCGCGTTCCGTCCCGACCAGTACTCGAACCCGGCGAACCCGCGCGCGCACGAGCTGTCGACCGGTCCCGAGCTCTGGCGCCAGACCGCCGGTCGCATCACGCACTTCGTCGCGGGCATCGGCACCGGCGGCACGATCACCGGTGTCGGCCGCTACCTCAAGCGCCAGAACCCCGACGTGCAGATCATCGGCGCCGACCCCCAGGGTTCCGTCTTCTCGGGCGGATCGGGCCGCCCGTATCTCGTCGAAGGCGTCGGTGAGGACTTCTGGCCGACGACGTTCGATCCGAAGATCGTCGACCGCGTCGTCGAGGTCAGCGACGCGGAGTCGTTCCTCATGGCTCGGCGCGTCACCCGTGAAGAAGGACTGCTGATCGGCGGTTCGTGCGGCACCGCGGTGCACGCGGCGTTGGAGGTGGGCGCGGAGCTCGGACCCGACGCGGTCGTGGTCGTGCTGCTGCCGGATTCGGGGCGCAACTACCTGTCGAAGATCTTCGACGACGACTGGATGCTCGAGAACGGCTTCCTCGAAGCCGAACGTCCGACGACGCGCGACCTGCTCGAGGCGCGCAGCGACACACTTCCTCCGCTCGTGCGCGTGCATCCGAACGCGACCGCGCGCGAGGCGATCAAGCTGCTGCGCAAGATCGACGTGTCGCAGCTCGTGGTCGCAACGCAGGAACCGCCGCTGCAGGCGAAGGAGGTCGAGGGCTCGATACGCGAGCTCGAGCTCATGCACGAGATCTCCCGCGATCCCGATGTGCTCGACCGGCCGGTGAGCGAGGTGCAGAGCCCGCCGCTGCCGACGATCGGTGTCGGCGAACCGCTGGCGCGCGTCGTCGAGCTGCTCGACCAGGGCCCGGCGGTCGTCGTGCTCGACGGCGGCCGCCCCTGCGCGGTGCTGACGCGCAGCGACGTGCTCGCGTTCCTCAGCGAGCGCACGCAATCGTGA
- a CDS encoding fumarate reductase/succinate dehydrogenase flavoprotein subunit — MTLESHVPAGPLADKWDGHKFAVKLVNPSNKRRFRVLVVGTGLAGAAAAATLAELGYQVTVVTFHDSPRRAHSIAAQGGINAAKNYKNDGDSVQRPFYDTIKGGDYRSREANVYRLAQVSVNIIDQCAAQGVPFAREYGGQLDNRSFGGAQVSRTFYARGQTGQQLLLGAYQALAHQVALGTVKLYSRTEMLDLVVKDGQACGITCRDLITGEIFGLSGHAVVLATGGYGNVFFLSTNAMNSNVTAAWRAAKKGAYFANPCYTQIHPTCIPASDEFQSKLTLMSESLRNDGRIWVPEQMDDARSADQIPAADRDYFLERRYPAFGNLVPRDVASRAAKREVDAGRGVGPKKNGVFLDFSDAIDRLGEHVIKERYGNLFEMYDRITGDDPYRMPMRIYPAVHYTMGGLWVDYNLQSNLPGLFVLGEANFSDHGANRLGASALMQGLADGYFVIPATINDYLAPMLGQACVAETDPVFQESRQTVIDGVRKLLGNKGTKSVDHYHRELGKIVWDNCGMGRTEQSLTKALSEIPAIRDEFHKNVRVLGENESFNQSLERAGRVSDFLEFAELMCLDALHRNESCGGHFREEYQTPDGEALRDDEHFAYVGAWEFTGVGNEPTLHKEPLVFENVHLATRSYK; from the coding sequence ATGACGCTCGAATCGCACGTCCCGGCCGGACCGCTCGCCGACAAGTGGGACGGGCACAAGTTCGCGGTGAAGCTCGTGAACCCGTCGAACAAACGCCGGTTCCGGGTGCTCGTCGTGGGCACCGGCCTCGCGGGCGCGGCGGCCGCGGCGACGCTCGCCGAGCTCGGGTACCAGGTCACGGTCGTCACGTTCCACGACTCGCCGCGGCGCGCGCACTCGATCGCCGCGCAGGGCGGCATCAACGCGGCGAAGAACTACAAGAACGACGGCGACAGCGTGCAGCGCCCCTTCTACGACACGATCAAGGGCGGCGACTACCGCTCGCGTGAAGCCAACGTCTACCGGCTCGCGCAGGTGTCGGTGAACATCATCGACCAGTGCGCGGCGCAGGGCGTCCCGTTCGCGCGCGAGTACGGCGGTCAGCTCGACAACCGCTCGTTCGGTGGCGCGCAGGTCTCGCGGACGTTCTACGCGCGGGGCCAGACGGGCCAGCAGTTGCTGCTCGGCGCGTATCAGGCGCTCGCGCATCAGGTCGCGCTGGGCACGGTGAAGCTCTACAGCCGAACCGAGATGCTCGACCTCGTCGTGAAGGACGGGCAGGCGTGCGGCATCACGTGCCGCGACCTCATCACGGGCGAGATCTTCGGTCTCTCCGGGCACGCGGTCGTGCTCGCGACCGGTGGTTACGGCAACGTCTTCTTCCTGTCGACGAACGCGATGAACTCGAATGTCACCGCGGCCTGGCGAGCGGCGAAGAAGGGCGCGTACTTCGCGAACCCCTGCTACACGCAGATCCACCCGACGTGCATCCCCGCGAGCGACGAGTTCCAGTCGAAGCTGACGCTGATGTCGGAATCGCTGCGCAACGACGGTCGCATCTGGGTTCCCGAGCAGATGGACGACGCGCGGTCCGCCGACCAGATCCCGGCCGCCGACCGCGACTACTTCCTCGAACGCCGCTACCCCGCGTTCGGCAACCTCGTGCCGCGCGACGTCGCGTCACGCGCCGCGAAGCGCGAGGTCGACGCGGGCCGCGGTGTCGGGCCGAAGAAGAACGGCGTGTTCCTCGACTTCTCCGACGCGATCGACCGTCTCGGTGAGCACGTCATCAAGGAGCGCTACGGCAACCTCTTCGAGATGTACGACCGCATCACCGGTGACGATCCGTACCGCATGCCGATGCGCATCTACCCCGCCGTCCACTACACGATGGGCGGACTCTGGGTGGATTACAACCTGCAGAGCAACCTGCCCGGACTGTTCGTGCTCGGTGAGGCGAACTTCTCCGACCACGGCGCGAACCGGCTCGGCGCGTCGGCACTCATGCAGGGTCTCGCCGACGGCTACTTCGTGATTCCGGCGACGATCAACGACTACCTCGCGCCGATGCTCGGCCAAGCCTGCGTCGCCGAGACGGACCCGGTGTTCCAGGAGTCGCGCCAGACCGTGATCGACGGTGTGCGAAAACTGCTCGGCAACAAGGGCACGAAGTCGGTCGACCACTACCACCGTGAGCTCGGCAAGATCGTCTGGGACAACTGCGGGATGGGTCGCACCGAGCAGAGCCTCACGAAGGCACTCAGCGAGATCCCCGCGATCCGCGACGAGTTCCACAAGAACGTGCGCGTGCTCGGCGAGAACGAGTCGTTCAACCAGTCGCTCGAGCGCGCGGGCCGAGTGAGCGACTTCCTCGAGTTCGCGGAGCTGATGTGCCTCGACGCGCTGCACCGCAACGAGTCGTGCGGCGGCCACTTCCGCGAGGAGTACCAGACGCCCGACGGTGAGGCGTTGCGCGACGACGAGCACTTCGCGTACGTCGGCGCGTGGGAGTTCACCGGCGTCGGGAACGAGCCCACGCTCCACAAGGAGCCGCTCGTGTTCGAGAACGTGCACCTCGCGACCCGCAGCTACAAGTAA
- a CDS encoding magnesium chelatase, whose product MSRPATLGELRASGWQSRPVKDELRANVVRCLSEGRSLVPGIVGYDDTVMPQLANALLAGHDVIFLGERGQAKTRIIRSLTGLLDEYTPIVSGSEINDDPYNPVSAHARHLINDRGDDTPIEWVHRDRRFGEKLATPDTSIADLIGEVDPIKVAEGRYLSDELTIHYGLVPRTNRGIFSINELPDLAERIQVGLLNVLEERDVQIRGYKIQLPIDIVLFASANPEDYTNRGRIITPLKDRFGAQIRTHYPLETELEMAIIEQESTPLQAEGLSVSVPDFITEIVAEVSQMARRSPHVNQRSGVSARMSITNYETLVANATRRALASGEREVVPRISDLESLASSTAGKIEIETLEDGREGLVIDRIMKAAVLEVFRSRVQPELLPEVVGAFEGGLVVHTGDDLAASQYADALAALPAMPAVLADLGVGESPAGVASALEFVLEGLHLTKRLNKDSLGGRASYRAR is encoded by the coding sequence ATGTCCCGTCCCGCAACACTCGGAGAGCTCCGCGCGAGCGGCTGGCAGTCCCGTCCGGTGAAGGACGAGCTGCGAGCGAACGTCGTGCGCTGCCTGTCCGAAGGGCGGTCGCTCGTACCCGGCATCGTCGGTTACGACGACACCGTCATGCCCCAGCTCGCGAACGCGTTGCTCGCCGGCCACGACGTGATCTTCCTCGGTGAGCGTGGGCAGGCGAAGACGCGCATCATCCGGTCGCTCACGGGTCTGCTCGACGAGTACACGCCGATCGTCTCGGGCAGCGAGATCAACGACGATCCGTACAACCCGGTCTCCGCGCACGCGCGTCACCTGATCAACGACCGCGGCGACGACACGCCGATCGAGTGGGTGCACCGCGACCGGCGCTTCGGCGAGAAGCTCGCGACGCCCGACACGTCGATCGCCGACCTCATCGGTGAGGTCGACCCCATCAAGGTCGCCGAGGGCCGTTACCTCTCCGACGAGCTCACGATCCACTACGGACTCGTCCCGCGCACGAACCGCGGCATCTTCTCGATCAACGAGCTCCCCGACCTCGCGGAGCGGATCCAGGTCGGTCTGCTGAACGTGCTCGAAGAGCGCGACGTCCAGATCCGCGGCTACAAGATCCAGCTGCCGATCGACATCGTGCTGTTCGCCTCGGCGAACCCCGAGGACTACACGAACCGCGGCCGCATCATCACGCCGCTCAAGGACCGGTTCGGCGCGCAGATCCGCACGCACTACCCGCTCGAGACCGAGCTCGAGATGGCGATCATCGAGCAGGAGAGCACGCCGCTGCAGGCGGAGGGCCTCAGCGTGTCCGTGCCCGACTTCATCACCGAGATCGTGGCCGAGGTCAGCCAGATGGCGCGGCGCTCCCCGCACGTCAACCAGCGCTCGGGTGTCTCCGCGCGTATGTCGATCACGAACTACGAGACGCTCGTCGCCAACGCGACCCGCCGCGCGCTCGCGTCGGGTGAGCGCGAGGTCGTGCCCCGCATCAGCGACCTCGAGTCGCTCGCGTCGTCGACCGCCGGCAAGATCGAGATCGAGACGCTCGAAGACGGACGCGAGGGCCTCGTCATCGACCGCATCATGAAGGCCGCGGTCCTCGAAGTGTTCCGCTCGCGCGTGCAGCCCGAGCTGCTCCCCGAGGTCGTCGGCGCGTTCGAGGGCGGTCTCGTCGTGCACACCGGCGACGACCTCGCGGCGTCCCAGTACGCGGATGCGCTGGCCGCGTTGCCGGCGATGCCCGCGGTGCTCGCGGACCTCGGCGTCGGCGAGTCGCCCGCCGGAGTCGCGTCGGCGCTCGAATTCGTGCTCGAGGGTCTGCACCTCACGAAGCGTTTGAACAAGGACTCGCTCGGCGGCCGCGCGTCCTACCGCGCGCGCTGA
- a CDS encoding response regulator transcription factor: MRILVVEDEPKMAALVRRALEREGFACDLSINGTEALWAAGEVAYDAIVLDVMIPPPNGFDVCRRLRADGNWTPVLLLTARDAVDDRVAGLDAGADDYLTKPFAMGELFARLRAITRREPAARPVALRVGDLVLDPARHEVHRGGNEIRLSPKEFALLEYLMRHAGEVLGRSQILDHVWDFAYDGTSNVVDVYMRYLRAKVDRPFGVETIETVRGVGYRLRAERSDDEDAEETAEPARQ; encoded by the coding sequence ATGCGCATCCTGGTCGTCGAGGACGAGCCCAAGATGGCGGCGCTCGTCCGCCGGGCCCTGGAACGCGAGGGCTTCGCGTGCGATCTCTCGATCAACGGCACCGAAGCCCTGTGGGCCGCGGGTGAGGTGGCGTACGACGCGATCGTGCTCGACGTGATGATCCCGCCGCCCAACGGCTTCGACGTCTGCCGCCGGCTGCGCGCCGACGGCAACTGGACGCCGGTCCTGCTGCTGACCGCGCGCGACGCCGTCGATGATCGCGTCGCCGGACTCGACGCCGGCGCCGACGACTACCTCACCAAGCCGTTCGCGATGGGCGAGCTGTTCGCGCGGCTGCGCGCGATCACGCGCCGCGAGCCCGCGGCCCGTCCGGTCGCGCTGCGCGTCGGCGACCTCGTCCTCGACCCCGCGCGCCACGAGGTGCACCGCGGCGGCAACGAGATCCGGCTCTCGCCGAAGGAGTTCGCGCTCCTCGAGTACCTCATGCGCCACGCGGGCGAGGTGCTCGGCCGCAGCCAGATCCTCGACCACGTGTGGGACTTCGCGTACGACGGCACGTCGAACGTCGTCGACGTGTACATGCGCTACCTGCGCGCGAAGGTCGACCGTCCGTTCGGTGTCGAGACGATCGAGACCGTGCGAGGCGTCGGCTACCGGCTGCGCGCCGAGCGCTCCGACGACGAGGACGCCGAGGAGACCGCCGAGCCCGCTCGGCAATAG
- a CDS encoding cystathionine gamma-synthase — protein MSEASPEEPAGFETRAIHAGQAPDPVTGAVVTPISLATTFAQEEVGKHGGFEYSRSDNPTRRAYETCLASLEGARHGLAFASGLAAEDALLRLLAPGDHIVIPNDAYGGTYRLVAKVHEPAGVEWTAVDLVDADSLAGAWRDSTRMVWIETPTNPMLRVVDIARVAAFAHARGALVVVDNTFATPYLQQPLREGADIVVHSATKYLGGHSDVVGGFVALDDDEQAERVRFLQNAAGAVPSPFDCFLVLRGLKTLGVRMDRHCANAAVIVELLVAHPAVERVLYPGLADHPGHDAAARQMRGFGGMVSFLARDEDAAVALVARTELFTLAESLGAVESLIEHPGRMTHASAAGSPLEVPAALVRMSVGIETIGDLVADLRQALDSVA, from the coding sequence GTGAGCGAAGCGAGCCCCGAGGAGCCGGCGGGATTCGAGACTCGCGCGATCCACGCGGGGCAGGCGCCCGATCCGGTGACGGGCGCGGTCGTCACGCCGATCAGCCTCGCGACGACGTTCGCGCAGGAAGAGGTCGGCAAGCACGGTGGCTTCGAGTACTCGCGTAGCGACAACCCGACGCGGCGCGCGTACGAGACGTGCCTCGCGTCGCTCGAGGGCGCGCGCCACGGCCTCGCGTTCGCGAGCGGCCTCGCGGCGGAGGACGCGTTGCTGCGGCTGCTCGCGCCCGGCGATCACATCGTCATCCCGAACGACGCGTACGGCGGCACCTACCGGCTCGTCGCGAAGGTGCACGAGCCCGCGGGAGTCGAGTGGACCGCGGTCGACCTCGTCGACGCGGACTCGCTCGCCGGTGCGTGGCGCGACTCGACGCGCATGGTGTGGATCGAGACGCCGACGAACCCGATGCTGCGCGTCGTCGACATCGCGCGCGTCGCCGCCTTCGCGCACGCGCGCGGCGCGCTCGTCGTCGTCGACAACACGTTCGCCACGCCGTATCTCCAGCAACCGTTGCGCGAGGGCGCCGACATCGTCGTGCACTCGGCGACGAAGTACCTCGGCGGTCACTCCGACGTCGTCGGCGGCTTCGTCGCGCTCGACGACGACGAGCAGGCGGAGCGCGTGCGGTTCCTGCAGAACGCGGCGGGCGCGGTGCCGTCGCCGTTCGACTGCTTTCTCGTGTTGCGCGGCCTCAAGACGCTCGGCGTGCGCATGGATCGCCACTGTGCGAACGCGGCGGTGATCGTCGAGTTGTTGGTCGCCCATCCCGCGGTCGAGCGCGTGCTGTATCCGGGACTCGCCGACCATCCCGGCCACGACGCCGCGGCGCGCCAGATGCGCGGGTTCGGCGGCATGGTGTCGTTCCTCGCGCGCGACGAGGACGCCGCGGTCGCGCTCGTCGCGCGGACCGAGCTGTTCACGCTCGCGGAGTCGCTCGGCGCGGTGGAGTCGCTCATCGAGCACCCCGGCCGGATGACGCACGCATCGGCCGCGGGCTCACCGCTCGAGGTGCCGGCCGCGCTCGTGCGGATGTCGGTCGGGATCGAGACGATCGGCGACCTCGTCGCCGACCTCCGTCAGGCCCTCGACTCGGTGGCGTGA
- a CDS encoding DUF1697 domain-containing protein, protein MPRYIALLRGINVGGKHAVPMAKLRALCESLDLTEVGTYIQSGNVVFAANKAVTPAAFEKALRSEFGFEIPVVLRTRTELAKVVSGDPFKKVERSNVHVGFMAKKPAAAALKQIDHERFLPEAVVVKGCEVYYHLPNGMGRAKLPLHVDRQLNVPTTVRNWNTVTKLLALLHDR, encoded by the coding sequence ATGCCGCGGTACATCGCGCTGTTACGCGGCATCAACGTCGGTGGGAAGCACGCGGTTCCGATGGCGAAGCTTCGAGCCCTGTGCGAGTCGCTCGATCTCACCGAGGTCGGTACCTACATCCAGAGTGGCAACGTGGTGTTCGCCGCGAACAAGGCGGTCACGCCGGCCGCGTTCGAGAAGGCGCTGCGATCGGAGTTCGGGTTCGAGATCCCGGTCGTGCTGCGCACGCGCACCGAGCTCGCGAAGGTCGTGTCGGGCGACCCGTTCAAGAAGGTCGAACGGTCGAACGTGCACGTCGGGTTCATGGCGAAGAAGCCGGCCGCGGCGGCCCTGAAGCAGATCGATCACGAGCGCTTCCTGCCCGAAGCAGTGGTCGTGAAGGGCTGCGAGGTGTACTACCACCTGCCCAACGGCATGGGCCGGGCGAAGCTCCCGCTCCACGTCGACCGGCAGCTGAACGTGCCGACGACCGTGCGCAACTGGAACACCGTCACCAAGCTGCTCGCCCTGCTCCACGACCGCTAG
- a CDS encoding succinate dehydrogenase cytochrome b subunit produces the protein MQPRPRRRAPWPIEFYRSAVGKKWVMGVTGIILLGFVLAHMIGNLKFYLSKQEIDLYGEALRDMPGHLLPRTVLLWTIRVVLIAAFVLHIHAAYALTRMNKRARPVGYQAPRDYVAANFASRTMRWTGVIVLAFLAFHLADLTWGAANTSHFVRGDPYDNLVYSFRRPIVAIFYVIANLALGVHIYHGAWSLFQSLGVNNPRYNKARTRFAQGFAAVIVVANISFPIAVQLHAVTPKCPNERPPTAECPASTSALPGVLTVHAAKG, from the coding sequence GTGCAACCACGACCGCGCCGGCGCGCACCGTGGCCGATCGAGTTCTACCGATCGGCGGTCGGCAAGAAGTGGGTGATGGGCGTCACCGGCATCATCCTGCTGGGCTTCGTCCTGGCCCACATGATCGGCAACCTCAAGTTCTATCTGTCGAAGCAGGAGATCGACCTCTACGGCGAGGCCCTGCGCGACATGCCCGGCCATCTGCTGCCGCGCACGGTGCTGCTCTGGACGATCCGCGTCGTCCTCATCGCGGCGTTCGTCCTCCACATCCACGCCGCGTACGCGCTGACGCGGATGAACAAGCGGGCGCGGCCCGTTGGCTATCAGGCTCCGCGCGACTACGTCGCCGCGAACTTCGCGTCGCGCACGATGCGCTGGACCGGCGTCATCGTGCTCGCCTTCCTCGCGTTCCACCTCGCGGATCTCACGTGGGGCGCCGCGAACACGAGCCATTTCGTGCGCGGTGATCCGTACGACAACCTGGTCTACAGCTTCCGCCGCCCGATCGTCGCGATCTTCTACGTGATCGCCAACCTCGCGCTCGGCGTGCACATCTACCACGGTGCCTGGAGCCTCTTTCAGAGCCTCGGCGTGAACAACCCCCGCTACAACAAGGCGCGCACACGCTTCGCGCAGGGGTTCGCCGCCGTCATCGTCGTCGCCAACATCAGCTTCCCGATCGCGGTGCAGCTGCACGCGGTGACGCCGAAGTGCCCGAACGAGCGGCCGCCGACCGCGGAGTGCCCGGCGAGCACGAGCGCGCTGCCCGGCGTGCTCACCGTCCACGCGGCGAAGGGGTGA
- a CDS encoding succinate dehydrogenase/fumarate reductase iron-sulfur subunit has protein sequence MDLTLKVWRQAGPDSVGGFETYEAPGVSPDMSFLELLDIVNEDLLAQGREPIAFDNDCREGICGSCSMMINGQAHGPERGTATCQLHLRKLEQRGVREVTVEPWRAAAFPIIKDLSVDRSAFDRIVEAGGYITAPTGSAPDANLIPVPKEAADTSMDAAACIGCGACVAACPNGAAQLFTSAKLAHLNLMPQGQAERWERTVSMVQTMESFFGSCTNHRECEAACPKEISIDFIALMNRDFVRAQLKQRRLAGQTFP, from the coding sequence ATGGATCTCACGCTGAAGGTGTGGCGCCAGGCCGGGCCCGACTCGGTGGGTGGCTTCGAGACGTACGAGGCGCCCGGCGTGAGTCCCGACATGTCGTTCCTCGAGCTGCTCGACATCGTGAACGAAGACCTGCTCGCGCAGGGGCGGGAGCCGATCGCGTTCGACAACGACTGCCGTGAGGGCATCTGCGGCTCGTGCTCGATGATGATCAACGGGCAGGCACACGGACCCGAGCGCGGCACCGCGACCTGTCAGCTGCACCTGCGCAAGCTCGAGCAGCGCGGCGTGCGCGAGGTGACGGTCGAGCCGTGGCGCGCCGCCGCGTTCCCGATCATCAAGGATCTCTCGGTCGACCGTTCCGCGTTCGACCGCATCGTCGAGGCCGGCGGCTACATCACCGCGCCGACCGGATCCGCGCCCGACGCGAACCTGATCCCGGTGCCGAAGGAAGCGGCCGACACGTCGATGGACGCGGCCGCGTGCATCGGCTGCGGCGCGTGCGTGGCCGCGTGCCCGAACGGCGCAGCGCAGCTGTTCACGTCGGCGAAGCTCGCGCACCTCAACCTGATGCCGCAGGGTCAGGCCGAGCGCTGGGAGCGCACGGTCTCGATGGTGCAGACGATGGAGTCGTTCTTCGGTTCGTGCACGAACCACCGTGAGTGCGAGGCCGCGTGCCCGAAGGAGATCTCGATCGACTTCATCGCGCTCATGAACCGCGACTTCGTGCGCGCGCAGCTCAAGCAGCGCCGTCTCGCGGGTCAGACCTTCCCGTAG